One Bombina bombina isolate aBomBom1 chromosome 5, aBomBom1.pri, whole genome shotgun sequence DNA segment encodes these proteins:
- the LOC128659719 gene encoding zinc finger protein 501-like gives MEENTPHSYVEDQQPDDKAKENSPRITIKSESLSPERQFVIETFVIGSEIHSVAQENSWENVPQKRRRKKAQIEKQTENKQLHHELSVYRTKNKTYSERQFACSDCGKSFTRQSSLITHLRIHTGEKPFVCIECGKGFTDNSNLVKHQRIHTGERPYACSDCGKTFTDSSNLIAHKRAHTGEKPYVCNNCEKSFTLISNLVTHKRAHTGERPYECTDCGKKFSRSSHLVTHQRAHRGERPYACNDCGRRFTQISNLIAHQRAHTGLRPFSCSDCGKSYTQKSNLIEHRRTHTGERPYVCPECGKDFSQNSSLIKHKKVHLKQAQHLDEANEKIDED, from the coding sequence ATGGAGGAAAACACGCCTCATTCTTACGTCGAGGACCAACAACCTGATGACAAAGCAAAAGAGAACAGCCCTAGAATTACTATAAAAAGTGAATCTCTTTCACCTGAGCGGCAGTTTGTTATAGAAACATTTGTGATTGGTTCAGAAATACATTCAGTTGCTCAGGAGAATTCTTGGGAAAATGTgccgcaaaagagaaggaggaagaAAGCGCAGATAgaaaaacaaactgagaacaaacaaCTACATCATGAACTATCAGTATACAGAACTAAAAACAAAACCTATTCCGAGAGACAATTTGCCTGCAGCGATTGTGGAAAAAGCTTTACACGCCAATCATCTTTAATTACTCACCTCcgtattcacacaggagaaaagccgtttgTTTGCATCGAATGCGGAAAAGGCTTTACTGACAACTCAAATCTTGTCAAACACCAGCGTATACATACAGGAGAGAGACCGTACGCGTGCTCCGATTGTGGGAAAACCTTTACAGATAGCTCCAATCTCATTGCGCATAAGAGAGCCCATACGGGTGAAAAACCATATGTTTGTAATAATTGTGAAAAGAGTTTTACTCTTATTTCAAATCTGGTAACTCACAAGAGAGCTCACACAGGAGAGAGACCCTATGAGTGTACGGACTGTGGCAAAAAATTCTCTCGGAGCTCTCACCTGGTCACTCACCAGCGAGCTCACCGCGGAGAGAGGCCGTACGCATGTAATGACTGTGGGCGACGCTTTACCCAGATCTCAAACCTTATTGCTCATCAGCGTGCGCACACAGGGCTAAGGCCATTTTCTTGCAGTGACTGTGGGAAAAGTTACACACAGAAATCTAATCTGATAGAGCATCGTAGGACTCACACAGGAGAACGGCCATACGTTTGTCCAGAATGCGGGAAAGATTTCAGTCAAAACTCAAGtcttattaaacataaaaaagtgCACTTAAAGCAAGCGCAGCACTTAGACGAAGCTAACGAAAAAATAGACGAGGACTGA